The following coding sequences lie in one Methylosinus sp. PW1 genomic window:
- the mbnF gene encoding methanobactin biosynthesis FAD monooxygenase MbnF has translation MPSEHAPVLIVGGGYAGLTAALMLSIRGVPCRLVERRAALSDHPRAHGFNLRSLELLRQVPGLENDLRLATRAAPGDTTIMVAETVTSSPIKIMATPGGFDPRPLSPAMLCSAGQDRVEPVLLRHARAHGADIRFSTELIRVSQDADSVRACLRDAESGEEKTVHADYLVAADGSSGAIRRALGVDMIGVDGVSHAVSILFRADLSIAMENRGFLLCYLRHRDFTGAFVSCDDPDRGQLNVEYDAARETVSDFDAERCEKLVRAALGQPDLDVQILNVLPWRMSALLAERMSLGRVFFAGDAAHIMPPVGGLAGQTAIQDAADLAWKLAMVIKGEAGPALLDTYDAERRPVAQLSIARATENYVERLRQDRTDLSDAFGRVNYLDAAMSYRYRSPAISLDGPDDGLPADDTLHPSGKPGSRLAHVPLVRNGVEISTHDLVGQGFVLLAGPAGSAWIEAARALSRGEGAPLRAFLIGVDVDDPTGAFLSRTGLGPSGALLVRPDGFVASRSVDGSADSEAILRRSLDRARCLDRREIPPSPPAYASMVKVMP, from the coding sequence ATGCCATCCGAACATGCGCCAGTTTTGATCGTGGGCGGCGGATATGCGGGGCTGACAGCCGCGCTGATGCTTTCCATCCGCGGCGTTCCGTGCCGGCTCGTCGAGCGCCGCGCCGCGCTCTCCGATCATCCGAGAGCCCACGGGTTCAATCTTCGCAGCCTGGAGCTGCTACGGCAGGTTCCTGGCCTCGAAAACGACCTGCGCCTCGCCACACGAGCCGCGCCCGGCGACACGACGATCATGGTCGCAGAGACGGTCACGAGCTCGCCCATAAAGATAATGGCGACGCCGGGCGGATTCGATCCGCGCCCGCTCTCGCCGGCGATGCTCTGCAGCGCCGGTCAGGATCGCGTCGAGCCGGTGCTGCTTCGCCATGCGCGAGCGCATGGCGCCGACATTCGCTTTTCGACCGAGCTCATCCGTGTCTCGCAAGACGCGGACAGTGTCCGCGCCTGTCTGCGCGACGCGGAGAGTGGAGAGGAGAAGACGGTCCATGCCGACTATCTCGTCGCTGCCGATGGAAGCAGCGGCGCTATCCGCAGAGCGCTCGGCGTCGACATGATCGGCGTCGACGGCGTATCTCACGCAGTATCCATTCTCTTCCGAGCGGATCTGTCGATCGCGATGGAGAACCGCGGCTTCCTTCTCTGCTACCTGCGTCATCGCGACTTCACGGGAGCCTTCGTCAGCTGCGACGATCCCGACCGTGGGCAGCTCAATGTCGAATATGACGCGGCTCGCGAAACCGTGTCGGACTTCGACGCCGAGCGATGTGAGAAGCTCGTGCGCGCGGCGTTGGGTCAACCCGATCTCGACGTCCAGATTCTGAACGTCCTTCCCTGGCGGATGTCGGCGCTGCTCGCCGAACGAATGAGTCTCGGCCGGGTGTTTTTCGCCGGCGACGCGGCCCATATAATGCCGCCGGTCGGAGGCCTCGCCGGTCAAACCGCGATCCAGGATGCGGCCGATCTCGCCTGGAAGCTCGCCATGGTGATCAAAGGCGAGGCCGGCCCGGCTCTGCTGGACACCTATGACGCCGAGCGCCGCCCGGTCGCGCAGCTCTCGATCGCGCGTGCGACCGAGAATTATGTCGAGCGGCTTCGCCAGGACCGCACCGACCTCTCCGACGCCTTCGGTCGAGTCAACTATCTCGACGCCGCGATGAGCTATCGCTATCGATCGCCGGCTATTTCCTTGGACGGGCCGGACGATGGACTGCCGGCGGACGATACGCTGCATCCGAGCGGCAAGCCCGGGTCCCGACTCGCGCATGTTCCGCTCGTCAGAAACGGCGTCGAGATTTCGACGCATGATCTCGTGGGACAAGGATTTGTGCTGCTGGCCGGTCCCGCCGGATCCGCATGGATCGAGGCCGCGCGAGCGCTCTCTCGCGGCGAAGGCGCGCCGTTGAGAGCCTTTCTGATCGGAGTGGATGTCGATGATCCGACCGGCGCATTTCTCTCGCGAACCGGGCTCGGACCGAGCGGAGCGCTGCTCGTGCGCCCCGACGGCTTCGTCGCATCGCGATCAGTCGACGGGAGCGCGGATTCCGAAGCAATTCTGAGGCGTTCCCTCGATCGCGCGCGCTGTCTCGATCGACGCGAAATCCCACCTTCGCCGCCTGCTTACGCGTCGATGGTCAAAGTCATGCCGTGA
- the mbnM gene encoding MATE family efflux transporter produces MIESGFWRGYWPLLVSIGSTQFVLQVDIVTLGWLGGDAQSAYVLLTRLALLDLVLMTAMGTVASTIVAQRRGAADEATVIGGALCLSAVIGLFCGFLGFVFYPRLAALAAGEGEVAAQIETAIYLYTVATPLRFSVNAAILILHALNEGVSIVRWKLIEGALKIGGNLLFIGVLGLGLRGCFASGLVVAIISSVWCWRTLSSRHGTPFHIPSYSWTTDFFRSTAWESQRTIAVHFAVTAGVMLFAAPWLGHYDISRLSAYAAGQTLMLLVFAPLLALTRFLSFRLARVGDDVIAPLVRALWLRGAPISFFAALVLFTSRDLLGDLYGQQGPWWSSLIVALAISLPLRHAANVTRAALLSRRAFAEVAKADSVALWACAVPLLALGLAADSPPLTYTSLIVPEAICALWLWRRLALPRNSVRANAAL; encoded by the coding sequence ATGATCGAAAGCGGCTTCTGGCGCGGATATTGGCCATTGCTCGTCAGCATCGGCTCGACGCAGTTCGTGCTGCAGGTGGATATCGTCACGCTCGGGTGGCTGGGAGGCGACGCGCAGAGCGCCTATGTTCTTCTCACGCGTCTGGCGCTGCTCGATCTCGTGCTGATGACAGCCATGGGAACGGTCGCCTCGACGATCGTCGCGCAGCGGCGAGGCGCAGCCGACGAGGCGACTGTGATCGGCGGCGCGCTGTGCCTCTCGGCGGTCATCGGCCTGTTCTGCGGGTTTCTCGGCTTCGTCTTCTATCCGCGATTGGCTGCGCTGGCGGCGGGTGAGGGCGAAGTCGCCGCGCAGATCGAGACGGCAATTTACCTATACACGGTCGCCACGCCACTGCGCTTCTCCGTCAACGCCGCCATTCTCATTCTCCACGCGCTGAACGAAGGCGTTTCCATCGTGCGCTGGAAACTGATCGAAGGCGCATTGAAGATCGGAGGAAATCTCCTCTTCATCGGCGTTCTGGGCTTGGGGCTTCGGGGCTGCTTCGCGAGCGGGCTCGTCGTTGCGATTATCTCTTCCGTATGGTGTTGGCGCACCCTCTCTTCGCGTCATGGGACGCCATTCCACATTCCGAGCTATTCCTGGACGACGGATTTCTTTCGTTCGACGGCATGGGAGTCGCAGCGAACTATCGCGGTGCATTTCGCAGTAACGGCCGGCGTCATGCTTTTCGCGGCCCCCTGGCTCGGACATTACGACATTTCTCGGCTGAGCGCCTATGCCGCCGGACAGACGCTGATGCTCCTCGTCTTCGCGCCGTTGCTGGCGCTCACGCGCTTTCTCTCTTTCCGACTGGCGCGCGTCGGGGACGACGTCATCGCTCCGCTCGTCCGCGCGCTTTGGCTTCGCGGCGCGCCCATCTCTTTCTTCGCTGCGCTCGTGCTGTTCACAAGCCGCGATCTGCTCGGTGATCTGTACGGTCAGCAGGGGCCTTGGTGGTCGTCCCTGATCGTGGCGCTCGCCATTTCACTACCGCTTCGACACGCGGCCAATGTGACGAGGGCCGCGCTGCTGTCGCGCAGAGCTTTCGCCGAGGTCGCGAAAGCGGACAGCGTCGCGCTCTGGGCCTGCGCCGTGCCTCTTTTGGCGTTGGGGCTCGCGGCCGATTCGCCGCCTCTGACCTATACGTCGCTGATCGTCCCTGAGGCCATCTGCGCGCTGTGGCTCTGGCGACGTCTCGCACTGCCCAGGAACAGCGTGCGCGCGAACGCGGCCCTCTAA
- a CDS encoding MbnP family copper-binding protein, whose amino-acid sequence MREQKSKLAALLIAALTVGVCHSAAARDQAVTLRFALTADGKDVGCAAPLPNLGSGRLETKLHDARFYIHDVKLIDAKGVRTPVALTQNDWQYAGVALLDFKDARGGNTPCTDTNPAKNTTVDGTAPAGAYAGLEFSIGVPVQGVADGKIIALNHSSTETAAPPLDIAAMAWNWQAGRKFLLVEVIPPAPYITKSDGSKTRIWMTHLGSSGCKGNPATGEIVSCARENRFTVTFDRFDPKTQRVEFDLTRLFENTDLLVDKGGSIGCMTALDDPECPAIFSALGLNLAESAPGAGDAGKQTKPGVSPVFKVGAAKPAKIVGGKQ is encoded by the coding sequence ATGCGGGAACAAAAGTCGAAGCTCGCGGCGCTGCTGATCGCAGCTCTCACGGTTGGCGTCTGTCACAGCGCCGCGGCGCGGGACCAGGCGGTGACGCTTCGCTTCGCGCTGACGGCGGACGGCAAGGACGTCGGTTGCGCTGCGCCGCTGCCCAATCTCGGAAGCGGCCGTCTCGAGACGAAGCTGCACGACGCCCGCTTCTATATTCACGATGTGAAGCTCATCGATGCAAAGGGCGTGCGCACGCCCGTCGCTCTCACGCAGAACGACTGGCAATATGCCGGCGTCGCTCTGCTCGACTTCAAGGACGCGCGCGGCGGCAACACGCCTTGCACCGACACCAATCCCGCAAAGAACACGACGGTCGACGGAACCGCGCCGGCTGGCGCCTATGCAGGACTCGAGTTCTCGATCGGCGTGCCGGTCCAGGGCGTGGCGGACGGCAAGATCATCGCGCTCAATCATTCGAGCACGGAAACCGCGGCCCCGCCGCTCGACATCGCCGCCATGGCCTGGAACTGGCAGGCCGGCCGCAAATTTCTTCTCGTGGAAGTCATTCCGCCCGCGCCGTACATCACCAAGTCCGACGGCTCCAAGACGCGGATATGGATGACGCATCTCGGCTCGTCGGGCTGCAAGGGCAATCCCGCGACGGGCGAGATCGTCTCCTGCGCGCGCGAGAATCGCTTCACGGTCACCTTCGACCGATTCGATCCCAAGACCCAACGTGTCGAATTCGATCTGACGCGCCTGTTCGAGAACACCGATCTTCTGGTCGACAAAGGTGGCTCGATCGGCTGCATGACCGCGCTGGACGATCCAGAATGCCCGGCGATCTTCTCGGCGCTCGGTCTCAATCTCGCGGAAAGCGCTCCAGGCGCTGGCGACGCCGGCAAGCAGACGAAGCCCGGCGTCTCGCCGGTCTTCAAGGTCGGCGCTGCCAAGCCGGCGAAGATCGTGGGCGGCAAGCAATGA
- the mbnA gene encoding methanobactin, whose amino-acid sequence MAIKIAKKEVLPVVGRLGAMCSSCPMCGPLCP is encoded by the coding sequence ATGGCTATCAAGATCGCCAAGAAGGAAGTTCTCCCGGTCGTCGGTCGTCTGGGCGCGATGTGCAGCTCGTGCCCGATGTGCGGCCCGCTCTGCCCCTGA
- a CDS encoding YaiI/YqxD family protein, with protein sequence MPIKIYIDGDACPVKDETYKVASRYGLQTFVVSNSFMQIPRSPMISRIIVEAGADAADDWIAEQVVAGDVVVTADIPLAARALAKDAHAIAPYGRAFTKDSIGLALAQRSLMEHIRSTGEATGGPPPFSSAARSQFLQALDQAIAREQRRRR encoded by the coding sequence ATGCCGATCAAAATCTACATCGACGGCGACGCATGCCCCGTGAAGGACGAGACGTATAAGGTCGCCTCTCGCTATGGGTTGCAGACTTTCGTCGTCTCCAACAGCTTCATGCAAATTCCGCGATCGCCGATGATCTCGAGGATCATCGTCGAGGCCGGGGCCGATGCGGCCGATGATTGGATCGCCGAGCAGGTCGTCGCCGGAGATGTGGTCGTCACCGCCGATATTCCTCTGGCCGCGCGTGCATTGGCGAAGGACGCGCACGCCATCGCGCCCTATGGCCGCGCCTTCACCAAGGATTCGATCGGTCTGGCGCTCGCGCAGCGCTCGCTCATGGAGCATATACGCTCGACGGGCGAGGCCACCGGCGGGCCGCCGCCGTTCTCCTCGGCCGCCCGGTCGCAGTTCCTTCAGGCTTTGGACCAGGCCATCGCCAGAGAGCAGAGACGGCGGCGATAG
- the mbnB gene encoding methanobactin biosynthesis protein MbnB: MQIGFNFTLNATLDMVQRMIKARQIDYCELLIDNFLHVPPKELETTLDCPIAFHIMFSKFLESDDEVLGKLAKRIRILIDALNPIYVSDHLLRFTHEGRCFYNLGEIDYETQFDAVRRRVEKWQDLLGRRLYLENFPSIMEGGWDAPAFYRRLSKETGAGVLFDASNAVCAQHNCGAPLDLWNDIIETTQHFHVAGYAQSFSAPHVIVDAHDREMAPDTIEFLSSMRSSFDKPGATITYERDINIDYDSIAVDLQRLREIFPRTQELEHAGLVACAS; the protein is encoded by the coding sequence ATGCAGATCGGCTTCAATTTCACGCTCAATGCGACGCTCGACATGGTCCAGCGGATGATCAAGGCGCGCCAGATCGACTATTGTGAGCTATTGATCGACAATTTTCTCCATGTCCCTCCAAAAGAGCTGGAGACGACTCTCGATTGCCCGATCGCATTTCATATCATGTTCTCGAAATTTCTCGAGAGTGACGACGAGGTTCTCGGCAAGCTGGCGAAGCGGATACGGATTCTCATCGACGCATTGAACCCGATCTACGTGTCGGACCATTTGCTACGTTTTACGCACGAAGGCAGATGCTTCTACAACCTCGGCGAAATTGATTACGAGACGCAATTCGACGCCGTTCGACGGCGCGTCGAGAAGTGGCAGGATTTGCTCGGACGTCGCCTCTATCTCGAAAATTTTCCATCGATCATGGAGGGCGGATGGGATGCGCCGGCCTTTTATCGGCGCCTATCCAAGGAGACCGGAGCGGGCGTTCTCTTCGACGCGTCGAACGCCGTCTGCGCGCAGCACAATTGCGGCGCGCCGCTCGACCTCTGGAACGACATCATCGAGACGACGCAGCATTTTCATGTCGCGGGCTATGCGCAGTCATTCAGCGCGCCTCATGTCATCGTCGACGCGCATGATCGAGAGATGGCGCCGGACACGATCGAATTCCTGTCCTCGATGCGCTCGTCGTTCGACAAGCCGGGCGCGACCATCACTTACGAGCGCGACATCAACATCGACTATGATTCGATTGCAGTCGATCTGCAGCGTCTGCGCGAGATATTCCCCCGCACTCAGGAGCTCGAGCATGCCGGTCTTGTCGCCTGCGCCAGCTAG
- the mutL gene encoding DNA mismatch repair endonuclease MutL, whose translation MRVRRLDPILVDRIAAGEVIERPASAVKELVENALDAGASRIDVAIEAGGRRLIRVIDDGCGMSAEDLALAVERHATSKIPDGDLTAIATLGFRGEALPSIAAVADLTIDARAAGAEVGAQIRVEAGEKRGLKPSNWPKGARVEARDLFAATPARLKFLKTERAETAAVADVVKRLAMANPAVRFSFAADMGASFDYPACGDSEEGRARRIAQALGTEFADNAIALHAEREAFRLEGLAGLPTFHRANALMQYVYVNGRPVRDRLFSGAIRAAYLDFLSHDRHPALALFLECDPRVVDVNVHPAKAEVRFSDPGRARGLVVGALKEALASALHRSADTPARAALDVLAERARTAPGREWSATSGAGFSSFGGPPRSRPLDWDLRSSPSAPAGFAEPPQAAFDVGPPAADSRPADAPPVAAAVENPLGAARAQLHETYIVAQTKDGLVIVDQHAAHERLVYEKLKAQREAEGVARQLLLVPRVVELDATRLDALLSAQEELSALGLALEPFGPGAALVRETPAALGDIDVGRLIEDIADLLAEEGDARGLTRRLDALLSRVACHHSVRAGRRLTAEEMNALLREMEKTPGAGQCNHGRPTYVELKLADIEKLFGRG comes from the coding sequence ATGCGCGTTCGCCGTCTCGATCCCATTCTCGTCGATCGCATCGCCGCCGGCGAGGTGATCGAGCGGCCGGCCTCCGCCGTCAAGGAGCTGGTCGAGAATGCGCTCGACGCCGGCGCCTCGCGCATCGACGTCGCCATTGAGGCGGGCGGGCGGCGGCTCATTCGCGTGATCGACGATGGCTGCGGCATGAGCGCCGAGGATTTGGCGCTCGCCGTCGAGCGCCACGCCACGTCGAAAATCCCCGATGGCGATCTGACCGCCATAGCGACGCTCGGCTTTCGCGGCGAGGCGCTGCCCTCCATCGCCGCGGTTGCCGATCTCACCATCGACGCGCGCGCCGCCGGCGCCGAGGTCGGCGCGCAGATCAGGGTGGAGGCGGGCGAGAAGCGCGGGCTCAAGCCCAGCAATTGGCCCAAGGGCGCGCGGGTGGAGGCGCGCGATCTCTTCGCGGCGACGCCGGCGCGGCTCAAATTTTTGAAAACCGAGCGGGCGGAGACGGCGGCTGTCGCCGATGTGGTCAAACGGCTGGCCATGGCCAATCCTGCCGTGCGCTTCTCCTTCGCGGCGGATATGGGCGCCTCCTTCGACTATCCCGCCTGCGGGGACTCCGAGGAGGGGCGGGCGCGGCGCATCGCCCAGGCGCTGGGGACGGAATTCGCCGATAATGCGATCGCGCTGCATGCGGAGCGCGAGGCGTTCCGCCTCGAGGGACTCGCCGGCCTGCCCACTTTTCATCGCGCCAATGCGCTGATGCAATATGTCTATGTGAACGGCCGTCCCGTGCGCGACAGACTGTTCTCCGGGGCGATACGCGCCGCCTATCTCGATTTTCTCTCGCATGACCGCCATCCGGCGCTGGCGCTGTTCCTGGAATGCGATCCGCGCGTCGTCGATGTGAATGTCCATCCGGCCAAGGCGGAGGTGCGCTTTTCCGATCCAGGCCGCGCGCGCGGCCTGGTGGTGGGGGCGCTGAAGGAGGCGCTGGCCTCGGCGCTCCATCGCAGCGCCGACACGCCGGCCCGCGCGGCGCTGGACGTGCTGGCCGAGCGGGCCAGAACGGCGCCCGGGCGGGAATGGTCGGCTACTTCCGGCGCGGGCTTTTCTTCCTTCGGCGGGCCGCCGCGCAGCCGGCCGCTCGACTGGGATTTGCGCAGCTCGCCCAGCGCCCCGGCCGGCTTCGCGGAGCCGCCGCAAGCGGCTTTCGATGTCGGCCCGCCTGCGGCCGATTCGCGGCCCGCCGACGCGCCGCCCGTGGCCGCCGCTGTGGAAAACCCGCTCGGCGCGGCGCGGGCGCAGCTGCACGAGACCTATATCGTCGCGCAGACCAAGGATGGGCTCGTCATCGTCGATCAGCACGCCGCGCATGAGCGGCTCGTCTATGAGAAATTGAAGGCGCAGCGGGAGGCGGAGGGAGTCGCCCGCCAGCTGCTGCTGGTTCCGCGCGTCGTCGAGCTGGATGCGACGCGGCTCGACGCGCTGCTGTCGGCGCAGGAGGAGCTGTCCGCCCTCGGCCTGGCGCTGGAGCCCTTCGGCCCGGGCGCCGCGCTGGTGCGGGAGACGCCGGCGGCGCTCGGCGACATAGATGTCGGACGGCTCATCGAGGATATCGCCGATCTCCTCGCCGAGGAGGGGGACGCGCGTGGGTTGACGCGGCGGCTCGATGCGCTTTTGTCGCGCGTCGCCTGTCATCATTCGGTGCGCGCCGGCCGCCGGCTGACGGCGGAGGAGATGAACGCGCTGCTGCGCGAGATGGAGAAAACGCCGGGCGCCGGCCAGTGCAATCACGGCCGGCCGACCTATGTGGAGCTGAAGCTCGCCGACATAGAGAAGCTGTTCGGGCGCGGCTGA
- the mbnC gene encoding methanobactin biosynthesis protein MbnC — MPVLSPAPARIDADLYGDLMSPARLATYPRESRSYIRIDISLRAYWHTLFDTCPLLLDLSGPDGASIFHPFMAWARQEKLSFDWTYFLWVYQWLAQSEFRDRLSEELLLSMMTASAARWLGYDRNVDDLGVVIGTPLIDAVVVGWKMDSVYCGLNQVERLEFEEPLPAPDGLFGYFFTPSLRLGHFPGWRPIPR, encoded by the coding sequence ATGCCGGTCTTGTCGCCTGCGCCAGCTAGAATCGACGCCGATCTCTACGGCGATCTAATGAGCCCTGCGCGGCTCGCGACCTATCCGCGCGAGTCTCGTTCCTATATCCGCATCGACATAAGCCTTCGCGCCTATTGGCACACGCTGTTCGACACCTGCCCATTGCTGCTCGATCTCTCCGGCCCGGACGGAGCCTCGATCTTCCATCCTTTCATGGCCTGGGCCAGACAGGAGAAGCTGTCCTTCGATTGGACCTATTTTCTATGGGTCTATCAATGGCTGGCGCAGTCGGAGTTTCGGGACCGGCTGAGCGAGGAACTATTACTGTCGATGATGACGGCCTCCGCCGCTCGCTGGCTCGGCTATGATCGCAATGTCGACGACCTCGGCGTCGTGATCGGCACGCCTCTGATCGATGCAGTGGTGGTCGGCTGGAAGATGGACAGCGTCTATTGCGGCCTGAACCAGGTGGAGCGCCTCGAGTTCGAGGAGCCGCTTCCGGCGCCGGATGGTCTGTTCGGCTATTTCTTCACGCCCAGTCTCAGACTCGGCCATTTTCCCGGCTGGCGGCCGATACCGCGATGA
- a CDS encoding TonB-dependent receptor: MSDRIPHGSKSAKGGMMGATAILTAMGALAFGSNADRAEAHAQMPQKEIAEIVRSYDIPAGPISTALNSVADASGVRIVYDSRLTRSYRTRGVSGSHSLAAALSEVLSGTGLSYALSPNGKSVLIVLAQSGDTRNDASAGGATPLPTIDIGSEPNRPTSRPGSGAGSQGPGDRHTGYNAISAPSTLKTDTPLLKTPIAVEVVTRQTMDDQQAISVNDALLSNVSGVTQGISGIELFKVRGFYNTVGNVYKNGLMEYRLRNLDTTNLQAIEVLKGPAAMLFGRGEPGGIINLVVKRPLETPYYSLQQQVKSFGGTRTTLDVTGPLNDEKSVLYRFNGEFYSTDSYRNFVTDRNLFIAPTISIRPVEQFKMNIDFEYQNKTYVDDYPTFPAIGGAPANIPVSRYLGEPSIMKSTPNHFERKRIAYDATYEFLPGWSLTNRLSYYHIDTRNENLSITGVNQATGVMNRVVNFLPGYGEDSFGANVDLKGRFTTGPIEHSVLLGYDYFGTYLPVNLTYFFSPIRAINIYAPTYWLPENPYRGTASYGAAGQKWTGVYGQDMLSFFDDSVHVLLGGRYDWTETGSNKIGASDYAARASYVNVYSNAFSPRVGVVYQPLPWLSLFGDFTQSFGANNGTTQNLAPLAPQKGEQYEAGVKAELLDKRLSLTMAYFDIVKSNVPYTDPTNTRNTLLIGKARSQGFEFDLTGRIDDNWSVIANYTHDDVRTVEGSPSYNPLTLITTQLAVTGKKLAGSPRNYGNLWIKYDADGAFRGLGLGAGVSVSESYLGDNANSFVVPGYAIVNGMISYTTQIAGLTVTGQLNVKNIGDARYFPASYDRYTIQTGTPRTFLGSLRVEF; this comes from the coding sequence ATGTCGGATCGGATTCCTCACGGCAGCAAGTCAGCGAAGGGTGGGATGATGGGGGCGACGGCCATCCTGACCGCGATGGGCGCTCTCGCATTCGGATCGAACGCGGATCGCGCCGAAGCGCATGCGCAGATGCCGCAGAAGGAAATCGCGGAGATCGTGCGAAGCTACGACATTCCGGCCGGCCCCATCTCGACTGCGCTCAACAGCGTCGCTGACGCGAGCGGCGTGCGCATCGTCTATGACTCGCGCTTGACCCGCTCGTATCGGACGAGAGGCGTCTCGGGATCGCATAGTCTCGCGGCGGCGCTGTCGGAAGTCCTGTCGGGAACGGGGCTGAGCTACGCGCTGTCTCCCAACGGCAAGTCGGTGCTGATCGTCCTGGCTCAATCGGGCGACACCCGCAATGATGCGAGCGCTGGCGGCGCCACGCCTCTGCCGACGATCGATATCGGCTCCGAGCCCAATCGTCCGACAAGCCGCCCCGGCTCGGGCGCAGGTAGCCAAGGGCCGGGAGATCGGCACACCGGCTACAACGCCATCAGCGCGCCCTCGACGCTGAAGACGGACACGCCGCTGCTGAAGACGCCGATCGCGGTCGAGGTGGTGACGCGCCAGACGATGGACGATCAGCAGGCGATTTCCGTCAACGACGCCTTGCTCTCCAATGTCAGCGGCGTCACGCAGGGCATCAGCGGCATCGAGCTGTTCAAGGTTCGCGGCTTCTACAATACCGTCGGCAACGTCTACAAGAACGGGCTGATGGAATATAGGCTGCGCAATCTCGACACGACGAATCTGCAAGCGATCGAAGTGCTGAAAGGTCCGGCCGCCATGCTGTTCGGCAGAGGCGAACCCGGCGGCATCATCAATCTGGTCGTCAAGCGACCGCTCGAGACGCCCTATTATTCATTGCAGCAGCAGGTGAAATCCTTCGGCGGGACACGAACGACCCTCGACGTCACCGGGCCGCTGAACGACGAGAAGAGCGTTCTCTACCGCTTCAACGGCGAATTCTACAGCACCGATTCCTACCGCAATTTCGTGACCGATCGAAATCTCTTCATCGCGCCGACGATCTCGATTCGTCCGGTCGAGCAGTTCAAGATGAACATCGATTTCGAATATCAGAACAAGACCTATGTCGACGATTATCCGACCTTCCCTGCGATCGGCGGCGCTCCGGCCAATATTCCGGTGAGCCGATATTTGGGCGAGCCGTCCATTATGAAATCGACGCCGAACCACTTCGAGCGCAAGCGCATCGCCTATGACGCCACTTACGAATTTCTTCCCGGCTGGAGCCTGACGAATCGGCTCAGCTATTACCATATCGACACGCGAAACGAGAATCTCTCGATAACGGGCGTCAATCAGGCGACGGGCGTGATGAACCGTGTCGTGAATTTTTTGCCCGGCTATGGCGAGGACAGCTTCGGCGCCAATGTCGATCTGAAGGGCCGTTTCACGACCGGGCCGATCGAGCATTCCGTGCTGCTCGGATATGATTATTTCGGGACCTACCTGCCCGTGAACCTCACCTATTTCTTCAGCCCGATCAGAGCGATCAATATTTATGCGCCCACTTATTGGCTGCCCGAGAACCCCTATCGAGGGACCGCCAGCTACGGCGCGGCGGGTCAGAAATGGACCGGCGTCTACGGCCAGGACATGCTCTCCTTCTTCGACGATTCGGTACATGTGCTGCTCGGCGGCCGCTACGACTGGACGGAAACGGGCTCGAACAAGATCGGCGCGTCCGACTATGCCGCGCGCGCCTCTTATGTGAATGTCTACTCCAACGCCTTCAGCCCGCGCGTCGGCGTCGTCTACCAGCCGCTTCCCTGGCTTTCGCTGTTCGGCGATTTTACGCAGTCCTTCGGCGCGAACAACGGCACGACGCAAAATCTCGCGCCTCTGGCTCCGCAGAAAGGCGAGCAATATGAAGCAGGCGTCAAGGCGGAGCTCCTCGACAAGCGCCTCTCGCTGACGATGGCCTATTTCGACATCGTCAAGTCCAATGTCCCCTATACCGATCCGACGAACACGCGAAACACGCTGCTGATCGGCAAGGCCCGCAGCCAGGGCTTCGAATTCGATCTGACCGGCCGCATCGACGACAATTGGAGCGTGATCGCCAATTATACGCATGACGATGTGCGCACCGTGGAGGGATCGCCCTCCTATAATCCACTCACGCTCATCACGACCCAGCTCGCCGTCACCGGAAAGAAGCTGGCGGGAAGCCCGCGCAATTACGGAAATCTCTGGATAAAATATGACGCGGACGGCGCTTTCCGCGGCCTTGGTCTTGGAGCCGGCGTGTCGGTCTCCGAGAGCTATCTCGGCGACAATGCGAATTCCTTCGTCGTGCCGGGCTATGCGATCGTCAACGGAATGATCTCCTACACGACGCAGATCGCCGGCCTCACCGTCACGGGTCAGCTGAATGTGAAGAACATCGGCGATGCGAGGTATTTTCCTGCGTCTTACGACCGCTACACCATCCAGACCGGAACGCCGCGCACTTTCCTCGGCTCTCTGCGCGTGGAGTTCTAA